In the genome of Sphaeramia orbicularis chromosome 13, fSphaOr1.1, whole genome shotgun sequence, one region contains:
- the mindy4b gene encoding inactive ubiquitin carboxyl-terminal hydrolase MINDY-4B, with translation MIQRDCRLDYIQLLQNQVHNNPDTLLDVRKEEESDQAPPPNKLLPYLCSIPSRALVSPSLGGTPVTPQLTENLRKILFGGTFHVFSYEWRRSLFQFRDPDSEMAYSLETDQGGARPVQTVVQARIIKHLLFSRQTGAEGRTTVHSLRDVSRRDQERALAAALTDSLWLAGQEISATVTLVTVDYCIPPPLDYKLDNFTEKLQLFTFNDKDDVQTFILRHIHCFTEEGSHGVVLFLYSLICSRTVERLRDDLDSPTSHLLHLRWETFVCRQALLNLLLTGRASPNVFNGTVHLDEDGRPLQHPLQGVLNRCDVGFLTWSREQMERDRLPQVGSMLKTPRFPVWVCSINGSYSVLFSPNRSLLSDWKTEHLFHLYLCTGQNSQKTTTRLTVDTHSHHWEANSDPDPEKRFPSLEMTIRTKWDGAAIDWNGTTPFY, from the exons ATGATCCAGAGGGACTGCAGACTGGACTACATCCAGCTGCTCCAGAACCAGGTCCACAACAATCCAGAT ACGTTACTGGAtgtgaggaaggaggaggagtcagACCAGGCTCCGCCCCCCAACAAGCTCCTCCCCTATCTCTGCTCCATCCCCAGCAGAGCCTTGGTGTCCCCGAGTCTGGGAGGGACCCCGGTCACCCCTCAGCTGACCGAG AACTTGAGGAAGATCCTGTTTGGTGGAACCTTTCATGTCTTCAGCTACGAGTGGAGGAGGTCTTTGTTCCAGTTCAGAGACCCGGACTCGGAGATGGCCTACAGTCTGGAGACGGACCAG GGCGGGGCTCGGCCCGTTCAGACGGTGGTCCAGGCTCGGATCATCAAACACCTGCTGTTCAGTCGACAGACCGGCGCTGAAGGACGGACGACGGTCCACAG TCTTCGTGACGTCAGTCGGCGAGACCAGGAGAGGGCGCTGGCGGCGGCATTGACCGATAGCCTCTGGTTGGCCGGTCAGGAGATCAGCGCTACCGTTACCTTGGTAACCGTTGACTACTGCATCCCCCCTCCACTGGACTACAAACTGGACAACTTCACAGAGAAG CTGCAGCTTTTCACCTTCAACGACAAAGACGACGTCCAGACGTTCATCCTGCGACACATTCACTGT TTCACGGAGGAGGGAAGTCACGGCGTCGTCCTGTTCCTGTACAGCCTCATCTGCTCCAGAACTGTGGAAAG ACTGAGGGACGACCTGGACTCGCCAACCTCTCACCTGTTGCACCTCAGATGGGAAACCTTCGTCTGTCGCCAG GCTTTGCTGAACCTGCTGTTGACGGGTCGAGCCAGTCCCAATGTCTTCAATGGGACCGTCCACCTGGATGAGGACGGGCGGCCTCTGCAGCACCCCCTGCAGGGCGTCCTGAACCGCTGCGACGTCGGGTTTCTGACCTGGAGTCGGGAGCAGATGGAGCGCGACCGGCTGCCTCAG GTGGGCAGCATGTTGAAGACGCCCCGGTTCCCGGTCTGGGTCTGCTCCATTAACGGCAgctactctgttctgttcagtCCAAACCGGTCACTGCTGTCGGACTGGAAGACGGAGCATCTGTTCCACCTGTACCTGTGCACCGGGCAGAACTCGCAGAAAACCACCACCAGACTGACTGTTG ATACCCATTCTCACCACTGGGAGGCCAACTCGGACCCAGACCCAGAGAAGAGGTTCCCGTCTCTGGAAATGACCATCAGGACCAAATGGGACGGAGCTGCCATCGACTGGAACGGAACCACACCTTTCTACTGA
- the tsen34 gene encoding tRNA-splicing endonuclease subunit Sen34: MSDQISEEQEAESQSHVVAVSLVDSTPLLWRMQDLRAVRGQGLVGALVGSLARVPRQNGRMGRPLQLLQEEQRLLGEQGAIAMATRKQVVEGAELCQEVQQHEEFQQRSYEEQTVLALEDKKSSLLRAMTTPTPHTESKHVALRGHLETLDHHFTFPRSGLAVQLSTARAGLTYCPEDRVYLQADRSPRGPVSPQSEAKYQVFRDLRGRGFYLTSAGKFGGDFLVYPGDPLRFHSHFIAICLSLDESMCLLDVLTVARLGSNVKKTVLLCSATPEGGVVYTSLQWSGMV; the protein is encoded by the exons ATGTCTGACCAGATCAGTGAGGAGCAGGAGGCGGAGTCTCAGTCCCATGTGGTGGCTGTCAGTCTGGTTGACTCCACCCCCCTGCTTTGGAGGATGCAGGACCTCCGAGCAGTGAGGGGGCAGGGCCTGGTGGGGGCGCTGGTGGGCTCGCTGGCCCGGGTGCCCCGACAGAACGGACGAATGGGACGGCCCCTGCAGCTGCTGCAGGAGGAGCAAAGGCTTCTGGGAGAACAGGGCGCCATCGCCATGGCAACAAGGAAACAG GTTGTTGAAGGGGCGGAGCTCTGCCAGGAAGTGCAGCAGCACGAGGAGTTTCAGCAGAGGAGTTATGAGGAGCAGACGGTTCTGGCTCTGGAGGACAAGAAGTCCAGTCTGCTGAGGGCCATGACCACGCCCACGCCCCATACAG AGTCCAAACACGTGGCCCTGCGTGGCCACCTGGAGACCCTGGACCACCACTTCACCTTCCCCCGGTCGGGTCTGGCGGTCCAGCTGAGCACAGCCCGGGCAGGTCTCACCTACTGCCCCGAGGACCGGGTCTACCTGCAGGCCGACCGGTCCCCCAGGGGCCCAGTCAGTCCTCAGAGCGAGGCCAAGTACCAGGTGTTCAGAGAcctcagggggcggggcttctACCTGACCTCTGCTGGGAAGTTCGGAGGGGACTTCCTGGTCTACCCAG GTGACCCTCTGCGTTTCCACTCCCACTTTATcgccatctgtctgtctctggaCGAGTCCATGTGTCTGCTGGACGTCCTGACAGTGGCTCGGCTCGGATCCAATGTCAAGAAGACGGTCCTGCTGTGCTCTGCCACGCCTGAAGGGGGCGTGGTCTACACCTCACTACAGTGGAGCGGTATGGTCTGA
- the eif2a gene encoding eukaryotic translation initiation factor 2A isoform X1 yields MAPPIPLLAVRGSDGTSLLRGPPTCEQHAAFQRDPRVCRCFTFSRDGTLFSWCNGQSVTVVKSSDSSIVATFDLPKTALLEFSPLGGVLVTWQPYTKSPDSPQGDANLQLFELPSGRLIKALYQKKVDLWCPSWSDDEKIAVRSVNNELHFYENNDFNTIANKLHMQKVSDFALSPGGQPSKVAVYVPGSKGAPSFVRLYQYPVLGGPTAALANKSFFKADKVTMQWNKKASAVLVTASTEVDKTGASYYGEQTLHYLAVNGETALVQLPKNGPIYDVAWSPTSSEFCVVYGFMPAKATIFNLKCDPVFDFGTGPRNAAYYSPQGHILVLAGFGNLRGQMEVWDVKKYKQVSKPQAPDATHFSWCPDGEHVVTATCSPRLRVSNGFKIWHYTGSVLHKWEVAAGSELWEVCWQNFADGSFPERPIRYQATPTELGTTQAAPTQAYRPPALRHLPAAASSKLHEEEPPQNMRPGASGEKALSKTALKNQRKREAKKAAKQEAKSEPEPEPSSDPAPVSNSQSASTCGESETDKKIRNLKKKLKAIEELKEQQASGKVLQKNQLEKVQKEEQLLKELEELQIGH; encoded by the exons ATGGCGCCCCCCATTCCGCTCCTGGCAG tgcgAGGATCTGACGGTACATCTCTGCTTCGTGGACCGCCAACCTGTGAACAACATGCCGCCTTCCAGAG GGACCCTCGGGTCTGCAGGTGTTTTACGTTCAGCAGAGATGGGACTCTGTTCAGCTGGTGTAACGGACAGAG TGTCACTGTGGTCAAATCTTCAGACAGCTCCATTGTGGCGACCTTTGACCTCCCAAAGACAGCTCTCCTGGAGTTTTCTCCTCTGGGCGGCGTCCTGGTCACCTGGCAACCGTACACCA AGTCTCCAGACAGTCCTCAGGGCGACGCTAACCTCCAACTGTTCGAGCTGCCAAGTGGACGGTTGATCAAAGCTCTGTACCAGAAGAAGGTAGACCTGTG GTGTCCCAGCTGGTCTGACGATGAGAAGATTGCAGTGAGGAGCGTCAACAACGAGCTGCATTTCTATGAGAACAACGATTTCA ACACCATCGCTAACAAGCTGCACATGCAGAAGGTTTCAGACTTTGCGTTGTCACCTGGGGGACAGCCCAGTAAG GTGGCTGTCTACGTGCCGGGCAGTAAAGGAGCGCCGTCTTTCGTGCGTTTGTACCAGTACCCAGTTCTGGGCGGACCCACGGCAGCACTCGCCAACAAGAGCTTCTTCAAAGCTGACAAAGTGACCATGCAGTGGAACAAGAAAG CGTCGGCCGTTCTGGTGACGGCGAGCACCGAGGTAGACAAAACAGGAGCATCGTATTACGGCGAGCAGACGCTGCATTACCTGGCGGTGAATGGAGAGACGGCACTGGTCCAGCTAC CGAAGAACGGTCCAATCTATGACGTGGCCTGGAGTCCCACCTCCTCCGAGTTCTGTGTGGTCTACGGCTTCATGCCCGCCAAAGCCACCATCTTCAACCTGAAATGTGACCCGGTGTTTGACTTCGGAACCGGACCTCGGAATGCCGCCTACTACAG TCCTCAGGGCCACATCCTGGTTCTGGCCGGGTTCGGGAACCTGAGGGGTCAGATGGAGGTCTGGGACGTCAAGAAATACAAACAA GTGTCCAAACCTCAGGCTCCAGACGCCACCCACTTCTCCTGGTGTCCTGACGGTGAGCACGTTGTCACGGCGACCTGCTCTCCGCGTCTGCGCGTCAGTAACGGTTTTAAGATCTGGCACTACACGGGCTCGGTTCTGCACAAGTGGGAGGTGGCGGCGGGTTCGGAGCTGTGGGAGGTCTGCTGGCAGAACTTCGCAGACGGCAGCTTCCCTGAGCGGCCCATCCGCTACCAGGCCACGCCCACTGAACTGGGCACCACGCAGGCTGCGCCCACCCAGGCGTACCGCCCTCCTGCCCTCAGACACCTGCCGGCCGCCGCCAGCTCCAAACTG CACGAAGAAGAACCTCCTCAGAACATGAGACCCGGAGCCTCTGGAGAGAAGGCGTTGTCCAAGACGGCGCTGAAGAACCAGAGGAAACGGGAGGCCAAGAAGGCGGCGAAGCAG GAAGCAAAATCTGAACCTGAGCCTGAGCCTTCGTCTGACCCCGCCCCCGTCAGCAACAGCCAATCAGCTTCAACCTGTGGAGAATCTGAGACAGACAAGAAGATCAGGAATCTGAAGAAG AAACTCAAAGCTATTGAGGAGCTGAAGGAGCAGCAAGCGTCTGGAAAAGTCctgcagaaaaaccag CTGGAGAAGGTCCAGAAGGAGGAGCAGCTGCTGAAGGAGCTGGAGGAGCTGCAGATTGGACACTAG
- the eif2a gene encoding eukaryotic translation initiation factor 2A isoform X2 → MAPPIPLLAVRGSDGTSLLRGPPTCEQHAAFQRDPRVCRCFTFSRDGTLFSWCNGQSVTVVKSSDSSIVATFDLPKTALLEFSPLGGVLVTWQPYTKSPDSPQGDANLQLFELPSGRLIKALYQKKVDLWCPSWSDDEKIAVRSVNNELHFYENNDFNTIANKLHMQKVSDFALSPGGQPSKVAVYVPGSKGAPSFVRLYQYPVLGGPTAALANKSFFKADKVTMQWNKKASAVLVTASTEVDKTGASYYGEQTLHYLAVNGETALVQLPKNGPIYDVAWSPTSSEFCVVYGFMPAKATIFNLKCDPVFDFGTGPRNAAYYSPQGHILVLAGFGNLRGQMEVWDVKKYKQVSKPQAPDATHFSWCPDGEHVVTATCSPRLRVSNGFKIWHYTGSVLHKWEVAAGSELWEVCWQNFADGSFPERPIRYQATPTELGTTQAAPTQAYRPPALRHLPAAASSKLHEEEPPQNMRPGASGEKALSKTALKNQRKREAKKAAKQAAKSEPEPEPSSDPAPVSNSQSASTCGESETDKKIRNLKKKLKAIEELKEQQASGKVLQKNQLEKVQKEEQLLKELEELQIGH, encoded by the exons ATGGCGCCCCCCATTCCGCTCCTGGCAG tgcgAGGATCTGACGGTACATCTCTGCTTCGTGGACCGCCAACCTGTGAACAACATGCCGCCTTCCAGAG GGACCCTCGGGTCTGCAGGTGTTTTACGTTCAGCAGAGATGGGACTCTGTTCAGCTGGTGTAACGGACAGAG TGTCACTGTGGTCAAATCTTCAGACAGCTCCATTGTGGCGACCTTTGACCTCCCAAAGACAGCTCTCCTGGAGTTTTCTCCTCTGGGCGGCGTCCTGGTCACCTGGCAACCGTACACCA AGTCTCCAGACAGTCCTCAGGGCGACGCTAACCTCCAACTGTTCGAGCTGCCAAGTGGACGGTTGATCAAAGCTCTGTACCAGAAGAAGGTAGACCTGTG GTGTCCCAGCTGGTCTGACGATGAGAAGATTGCAGTGAGGAGCGTCAACAACGAGCTGCATTTCTATGAGAACAACGATTTCA ACACCATCGCTAACAAGCTGCACATGCAGAAGGTTTCAGACTTTGCGTTGTCACCTGGGGGACAGCCCAGTAAG GTGGCTGTCTACGTGCCGGGCAGTAAAGGAGCGCCGTCTTTCGTGCGTTTGTACCAGTACCCAGTTCTGGGCGGACCCACGGCAGCACTCGCCAACAAGAGCTTCTTCAAAGCTGACAAAGTGACCATGCAGTGGAACAAGAAAG CGTCGGCCGTTCTGGTGACGGCGAGCACCGAGGTAGACAAAACAGGAGCATCGTATTACGGCGAGCAGACGCTGCATTACCTGGCGGTGAATGGAGAGACGGCACTGGTCCAGCTAC CGAAGAACGGTCCAATCTATGACGTGGCCTGGAGTCCCACCTCCTCCGAGTTCTGTGTGGTCTACGGCTTCATGCCCGCCAAAGCCACCATCTTCAACCTGAAATGTGACCCGGTGTTTGACTTCGGAACCGGACCTCGGAATGCCGCCTACTACAG TCCTCAGGGCCACATCCTGGTTCTGGCCGGGTTCGGGAACCTGAGGGGTCAGATGGAGGTCTGGGACGTCAAGAAATACAAACAA GTGTCCAAACCTCAGGCTCCAGACGCCACCCACTTCTCCTGGTGTCCTGACGGTGAGCACGTTGTCACGGCGACCTGCTCTCCGCGTCTGCGCGTCAGTAACGGTTTTAAGATCTGGCACTACACGGGCTCGGTTCTGCACAAGTGGGAGGTGGCGGCGGGTTCGGAGCTGTGGGAGGTCTGCTGGCAGAACTTCGCAGACGGCAGCTTCCCTGAGCGGCCCATCCGCTACCAGGCCACGCCCACTGAACTGGGCACCACGCAGGCTGCGCCCACCCAGGCGTACCGCCCTCCTGCCCTCAGACACCTGCCGGCCGCCGCCAGCTCCAAACTG CACGAAGAAGAACCTCCTCAGAACATGAGACCCGGAGCCTCTGGAGAGAAGGCGTTGTCCAAGACGGCGCTGAAGAACCAGAGGAAACGGGAGGCCAAGAAGGCGGCGAAGCAGGCGG CAAAATCTGAACCTGAGCCTGAGCCTTCGTCTGACCCCGCCCCCGTCAGCAACAGCCAATCAGCTTCAACCTGTGGAGAATCTGAGACAGACAAGAAGATCAGGAATCTGAAGAAG AAACTCAAAGCTATTGAGGAGCTGAAGGAGCAGCAAGCGTCTGGAAAAGTCctgcagaaaaaccag CTGGAGAAGGTCCAGAAGGAGGAGCAGCTGCTGAAGGAGCTGGAGGAGCTGCAGATTGGACACTAG
- the LOC115431565 gene encoding stress-associated endoplasmic reticulum protein 1, which yields MVAKQRIRMANEKHSKNITQRGNVAKSTRNMTEDKGVGPWLLALFIFVVCGSAIFQIIQSIRMGM from the exons ATGGTGGCCAAGCAGAGGATCCGGATGGCGAACGAGAAGCACAGCAAGAACATCACCCAGAGAGGAAACGTGGCCAAGTCAACG AGGAATATGACTGAAGATAAAGGCGTCGGACCGTGGCTGCTCGCACTCTTCATCTTCGTTGTCTGTGGATCAG CAATTTTCCAGATCATCCAGAGCATCCGGATGGGGATGTAA